In Trichomycterus rosablanca isolate fTriRos1 chromosome 2, fTriRos1.hap1, whole genome shotgun sequence, the genomic window CACAGAGATTTGTTGTGTATCTTTTGTGCCATCCTATGATTCCATCTACTCTGTGGAAGGGGACACTGTGATCTCCATCATGATCCTCCATTGTGTTGGTGCAGATGGCTTTACAGAATGGACACTGAGCCCAGCAGCACTGACAGAGATGTTCAATCAGAATCTCATCTGGTTTCTTCCTGAACTTCTCCATGTTGATGTCTGTTACAATGTTGAagcttttatgttgttttgacaTCATCTTTGTGAGACCATCACACACAACCTGCTGAAGTAAATCTAAATCTGTAATTTCCTCCAGACCAGTGCAGGTTATTTCTTTTAAGCTCAGCTCATCTGTTAGTGAATTCTTCAAACTTCTCAGCCACATGTTTGCATCACCACTGCTCTTCTTCACTTCTTCAGTTGTGATGTTCAGAGCGTTCATCACTTTCTGCTCTTTGTGTTTCAGATTTCCTTTGAGAAGATTCAGAACCTCtctgttattttcagtgatgtATTTATCAACGTTTTCTGTAATAAACTGTTTAAAGTGTTTCTTGGGATGGTGGATGTACTCCATGTACTTCTCAAAGTTCTCCTGCTCTGCTAGAGATTTCAGGATGTGTTTCTCAAGCTGTGACCTGTTACCATTAAATTCTGGCATGTCTGATCTCATCTGTGTTGACAGATCAATAGCAGTTTTATTGTAGACGGCTTCCAGGATGGCTGGTACAAGATTGTTGTAGATAAGTTCACCAAATACTGTTGTGGTTGTTGCTCCTCTGCAGTAGTTTTGGAAGATGCTGTAATATTGTGGTTTCTGCTTTTCCAGATACTTTCTTACATCATTTTGATCTATAAACTGTTGTTGGATCTTGGTGATTTTGGGTTTTGCATGATAACACACATGAAGACAGAGATCCAGAGTGAATTCCTTCTTCAGCTTTATTGTCTTGTTCTCACTGTGATATTTCTCAACTCTGTGTTTGACCTGGTCAGATATTTCCTGAATGTAGCTTTTTTTGTATCCCAGTCCTGTAATTTTGCTGCAGATCTTCTTGATCAAGTCCTCAGATTCTTGGTTGACATTGTTGAATAGGTTCCTCACTGACTCCTGGACTTCAAAAGGAATCATTTTCATTGTCTTCAAAATGTAACATGAATAATCTCCCAGGCTGTGTATCTTTGTGTAATCTTCCTGAGATATTCGCTCATACACAGCAGCTTGTTCATTACCTTCAGATAGAATCTGTATCACATCCTCCCAAACATCTAAAGGTTTCTCTACAGGTGTGTCTTGTGTTAGATCAGAGACCCATTTGTTCCACACTTTATTAAATCCCTGTCTGAGGACTCGTTCATCAGTTTCTGTGCTTTTTAGTTGTAGAGCAAGTGCTTTACTCATACTGAAGAGCTTTTCATCATACTCTGTCTTTTTGTGATCATAAGTTTCTCGAGCTTTTTGCTGTTGAAGAAAATCATTCaggtttgtttttgcttttttgacAAGATCTTCAAGAAGTTGTTTAATTCTCTGTTCACATCTCACTTTCCACTGAATTAAAATGTCTTTGTCCTTGTCCTCTTCAAAGTAACACTTCATTGATTTCTCCACTTCTTCTTTGGTCTTCTTCATGTGATCATAAATATCTTTGTCCTCAatcttttgtagttttttgtttttaattgtgttgtGCAGTTTTTCTTCATATTCTAACATGGCACTTCTGAGGGACCAGGTccattttccaaactcagtttctAGTTTCCTGTAGACTGCAATCTCCAGTGTGTTTCTAAAACTGAAAACAAAGTTCTCGTTCAGTAGAGCCTTCCACAGATCACTGATATGTGATTTAAACTCTGAGAGTTCCATACTATGAGACTTGGTAGCATTTGTGAAAATAGCTCTTTTTAGCTTCTGAACATTTTCACTGTATGAGGGGTTTGGTGGAGCCATTGGTGGGCTGCCCTCCCAGAGCTGTGCAAAATACTGAACATCATCTTGTACATTGAAAGCAATAACATCACTGAAGCACTCAGCTTCACTGTCTTCTTCTTTAGCAGCTAATTTTGTCATTTCATCCAGTTTTTCCTGTAGATGTCTCCTACCCTCCATGTTCTTCTCTCCAGCAGTGATGTCACCAACATTCTGATGGACAAACATACATCTGGGATTTAGTTTGACCTTCTTCATTCTCAGGAAGGCCTGAACAACAATCTGAAGAATCTCCTGCATCTCAGCAGGGTTCTCACCAAATATGTTGATCAAAGTCAGATTTCCAAGACCTACAACAAATGTTGCAAGTTCATTATCATGATGGTAAGTGAATTTTCCTGTAAGCTCAAGTGCTCTTAGACCTTCAGTATCTACAATAAGAATGTAGTCAAACTTCAGCTGCTCCTTCATCTCCTCTGATACTCTGACCAGCTGCATGAAAGCTCCTCTGGTGCACCTTCCAGCACTGACAGCAAACTGGAGTCCAAACATGGCATTCAGCATGGTGGATTTTCCTGTGCTCTGAATCCCTAGAACTGACAGCACAAAGACTCTCTGATCTCCCAGTTTCTTTATGAGTTCATCTAGAACTGCTGAAACCCAAATCAGAGGAACATGAGAAGCATCACCATCCATCAACTCCATTGGAAGACCAAATTTTATGAGTTCTGCAGCAAGTTTGGGGAGATTTGACATACTTCTTTCTCCAGATGTTTTCTTCCCCGACTCATATATCTGACCCATCTCTCTGAAGATGTGTTCCAGACCAAATGTTGCTGCATTCAgttttacagatatttcttcAAGTTCTGTTTGCTCAGCCTTCAACTTTTCTCTTTCTGATGtgtcatgtttatttttaaggtCTAAAACCCTTGTCCATGTTTCATTGTACTTGTGATGAAGATTTGAAAGATCATCTGAGGTTTGTTTGTCCAGTAGAATCTCGAGCcatttaataaagaataatttTTCATTTCCTGATAGAGAATTCAGTGAGGaaataaattcttttaaaaatcCTGATTGTCCATTTTTTTGTTGCTGTTCACGgatttgtttcatttgtgtttgtttttcactCTTTTGCATTTCTAAATTGTTTCCTTGAAGTCGATGTGAGTCTTTGTTTATCTGACACCATTCATGCCAGAGCTTCCCTTGACATGGCAGGTGTGTTTCCTTTAATGTGGATATTTCCTTCCCCTCCAGCTGTTTTATTATCTCTAGTGCAGCTTCTTTTCCTTTCCTGCATTCAGGATCATCTTCATCTGTGCTGATCTCATTGTTTTTGTATAAATCCTCAAGTTTAAAAACAGAAGATGACTTGGACAGACACTCTGTGATGGTTGTTTTGAGGTTTTTAGATATGTCTGACAGATTTCTGTCCTTTAGACCATTTCTGTATTTTCCATTCTTAATCCTACTGACACCTGAACTATCCTCAGAAAGGAGACAGATGAGTGGTTTGGGGTCTTTTAGAAACTTCTGTAGCATCTccttatttatttcattgttaGGATCAGATAAAAGAACAACATTTACAGACGACATTTCAGTCAGAATATCCAGTTGTTCTTTACTGGTTTCTGCATCACCATGTAGATTACAGAAGGCAACACAGTCAGTAAAATGATCAGTTTCCTTTCCAGATGGACAGTACCAAGCAATCTCCACAACTCCATCCATCAGTAGACGTTTTTTAATGCTGCCTGGACAGTGTCTGTGGAAGAATGTCTGATGCTTCTCATTGATCAAGCTGTTTATCAGCTGAGACTTGGAAAAGGACACGTCCCCTAACCTGAAGAACACCACCATTGGAGTTTCTGCTTCATAAACATGCTGGGTTTTACTGATTATGGTACCAGAAGTGTCAGTGGTTTTGCAACTTTTAATAATTTGGCGAAATGTCCACAGAGGAAACTCAATCTTTCCAGTAAATAGATTTCTCATCATTAGAGGCAGAGCGTACTGACACTGAGAGAGTTTAGTCACTACTAGTTGCTTCAGGAAACTGTCTGAGCAGTGGAACACCGCCATCTGAAGATCCATGGGATGGATAGGATTGTATACACTCTCATCATCAAAAGATGAAGCTTTTTGGCAAACAAGCTCAGAAAATGCATCAACTTCTTCATCTGTATCTGCAGAAGGAGGGTCTAAAGCAGTGGCTTCTTCTTTGGTGGTGATGTATCTTGCTCTGTAATCCATCAGTAACAACCTTTGTAGAAAGGTTTGAACCAGATCTTTTTCTTCACAAGGTTCTTGACAATGTAATGAAAGAGAAGTTAGTTGAATAACATCTGaagttttcatttttactttCTGCTTTTCCAGAAGATGAAGTCTAGTAATTGTTTTTATCTTCACTTGACATTTTGATTCAGATTCTTCTACTCCAAGCTTCATCTTTTCTTcctgtaaaatacatttaaacattttgttgAATCATTTCAATGATTTTGGTaaatgttcttgtttttgtgcttaaatgtaacattttactTCCCGTCATTTATAAGATGACACAATCTGTTCCAGTTTGAATCCACTTTATGAATCTGCTCTCATTTTAGTTTGAAAATGTATTAACAACTAGTACTTATATGTTTGTGTGATTCAGGGATTTTGTAGTACTACAGATtcatgattaattaattataccAAACAGGTGATAATAATCATTGTATATGTAGATTGTAGGTTTCATATGTAGGTTTCTCattaaatgaaactgaaacagcTGTGTGTGAGGTTTAAACTAGGGTGAGGAACAGCCATTCTGCTACAATGGTGAGGTTGTGGACAGTTTCATCACAGGTTATACACCATGGCAAGACTGAGCACAGCAACAACACACAAAGTAGATCTACTGCATCAACAGGGTCTCTCCAAGGCAAAGGTTTCAAAGTAAACTGGGGTTTAAACATTCGCTGTTCAAGCTcttttgaatgggcacaaagaaACAAGCAACTCTGAGAACCGTAGACTCAGAGCTCAGTCAAATAAACTTAGTACAGCAGATGAAAGACACATCATGCTTAGTTCTCTTCAAAATCAGAAGTTAAGCAGCAGTGTAATCAGCTCAGAACTGGCAGAATCCAGTTACACCAGTCCACTGTACTGTTCAAAGAAGTCTGGTCAAAGTGGTCTTCATGGAAGACTTGTGCCCAAACAACCATAACTTTGACGTGGAAACAAGGCCAAGTGACTATGCACAAAAAGATAAAAACGGTGGTGCAGAAAAATGGAAGCTGGTGCTCTGAAGTGATGAGTCAAAATTTGAAATATATGGCCATAACAGAAAACATTTTGTTCACTGAAGGACTGGAAATTGGTACAATAATGTGTCTGCAGGCAACACTCAAGCGGAGGTTCCTTGCAGATTTAGCAAATTGCAGCAAATCTTCAGTGTAAAGAGGAAGAAGGAGTTCTGGAAATGATGATATGGCCCCCACAGAGCTCTGATCACaacatttggtacaaaagcagtatccacaagtccttgaggagcaaagatgatcagaggatctccagtttgtcaacaacaTGTGTAAAAAATGTGTATGTCTAACAACAAGATTCCTCAAAGAaagggaagggatttgcatgttctccctctacagtgcagaatatcattaaaccattcaaggaatcaggatgaatttcagtgcataaagaccaAAGGtgaaagcttaagctgaatgcttgtgatcttccatccctcagacggcgccggatcaagaaccaccactcatcAATAACTGATGtctgagggattagtttatcaaacctttatcaagctctacaatacagaattACTGCACAAACACCACTGTCTTGACCCGTCCCCATTAGAGTACACGTTAAGATGGAAAGCCAGGACAATCGGGACAAAATGACACTTGAAAAACTCCATTTCTTGCTGTCCTCTTTTTGGACTGTTTTTGTTTGCATTATTCctattgtcttttttatttggggttgtatatattttaaaatataaacaaattcccTAAAACCTCAAAAAAGagaaattattataaaaatatttgtaaCCATGAATGCAAAGATAAACTTAGAACTGCTTACCAATTCTGTTTCTGCTGGATAAAGGTTAGAGCTGGagtctgtaaataaaaatgacaaaatattGTGTGATGAAGATAATGAACACTTTAAAGtacaaatgattatttatttcagcCTAACTGATCATGATGGAAATACAGTGTTAGCTCACCCGTGCCCCTCACCCCTGAGTTACCACtgtgggcccctaagcaaggcccttaacccccaattgcatGGATTGTTTTTGGGCACAATTGTAAATCACTCTGaataaatgcgtctgctaaagCCTCCACCATTCAAAATTAAGGTACTTCTAGGGAGTGGCCATTCAAAATTAGCTGCTCTAAATATCCaaggtttaataaataaattatgttaaTAAATGAGTGAAACTGCACTGAATTGACCCCCTGTTCAgtttatgattatttaatgtattttagtttAAGTATTAATTTTTGGGTTTAttcaagggttcttcaaaaagttttcgcaCTTTTCAAactctattaagaatttcaaatacaaccccaattccaataaAGTTGGgatgttgtgtaaaacataaataaaaacagaatacgatgatttgcaaatccttttcaattgaatacactacaaagacaagatatttaatgttcaaacggataaactttattgtttttttgcaaatattcactcattttgaatttgatgcctattAGAGGActctcattttgaatttgatgtttGGAACATttcacaggtgaacaggttaattggaaacagtttaagaacaacgtttctcaatCATCAACGTATCAtgtacagtccataatatcatcaaaaggtTCAgataatctggagaaatctgtgcaagtaagcggcaaggccgaaaaccaacattgaatgcccgtgaccttcgacccctcaggcggcactgcattaaaaaccgacatcattctgtaacggatattactacatgggctcaggaacacttcagaaaaccatcgtcagtgaacacagatcgtcgctccatctacaagtgcaagttaaaactctaccatgcaaagcgaaagccatatatcaacaacacccagaaacaccgccggcttctctgggcccgagctcatctgagatggactgacgcaaagtggaaaagtgtcctgtggtctgacgagtccatATTTcagattgtttttggaaatcatggacgtcgtgtcctaagggccaaagaggaaaaggactgtccggattgttatcagcgcaaagtttaaaagccagcatctctgatggtatgggggtgtgttagtgcccatggcatgggtaacttgcacatctgtgaaggcaccattaaccctttcatgcctgAGTGGAACATTCCATTTTCGGACACTATGTGACATAGTCatagaaaaaaccttattgtgtaaatacagtacatagcatagactatatatacacaccattataaccagaagaattagttctttaaaatgatataaaacttaGTATGGTTTtttaagtgtaatataaccAAATCTATAGAAAAATCCtccaaaatcaacctaaaaaaactctcaatttttatttcatacaaaaatacttacattttgaacacatttctgtgcaatatagagaaaaatatagagcatatgaaatgtttgcaattttgtgagccatttgtcaagacaataattttgaatctatcattttttgaatcaataattttgaatcttttattcaaaagttataatcaatttagcagaagttgtcatttagcaatttagaatgttcgtgtatggaagtaaatctgtctcatcagattttgaaatttaaaagcctttgaattttgattactatTTAAAAgtctttgaattttgattactgaacttttttttgcctcagaattcaacccacatattttacaataactcattttcactttcatttttcgatgttaacaaattcataatcaaaaattcaagtttataaaattcaaataatatatattcaggttgctcaaattcagatcacaaaattcagattaaaaaattcagactaaacatccgggacacg contains:
- the LOC134302284 gene encoding interferon-induced very large GTPase 1-like, which produces MKLGVEESESKCQVKIKTITRLHLLEKQKVKMKTSDVIQLTSLSLHCQEPCEEKDLVQTFLQRLLLMDYRARYITTKEEATALDPPSADTDEEVDAFSELVCQKASSFDDESVYNPIHPMDLQMAVFHCSDSFLKQLVVTKLSQCQYALPLMMRNLFTGKIEFPLWTFRQIIKSCKTTDTSGTIISKTQHVYEAETPMVVFFRLGDVSFSKSQLINSLINEKHQTFFHRHCPGSIKKRLLMDGVVEIAWYCPSGKETDHFTDCVAFCNLHGDAETSKEQLDILTEMSSVNVVLLSDPNNEINKEMLQKFLKDPKPLICLLSEDSSGVSRIKNGKYRNGLKDRNLSDISKNLKTTITECLSKSSSVFKLEDLYKNNEISTDEDDPECRKGKEAALEIIKQLEGKEISTLKETHLPCQGKLWHEWCQINKDSHRLQGNNLEMQKSEKQTQMKQIREQQQKNGQSGFLKEFISSLNSLSGNEKLFFIKWLEILLDKQTSDDLSNLHHKYNETWTRVLDLKNKHDTSEREKLKAEQTELEEISVKLNAATFGLEHIFREMGQIYESGKKTSGERSMSNLPKLAAELIKFGLPMELMDGDASHVPLIWVSAVLDELIKKLGDQRVFVLSVLGIQSTGKSTMLNAMFGLQFAVSAGRCTRGAFMQLVRVSEEMKEQLKFDYILIVDTEGLRALELTGKFTYHHDNELATFVVGLGNLTLINIFGENPAEMQEILQIVVQAFLRMKKVKLNPRCMFVHQNVGDITAGEKNMEGRRHLQEKLDEMTKLAAKEEDSEAECFSDVIAFNVQDDVQYFAQLWEGSPPMAPPNPSYSENVQKLKRAIFTNATKSHSMELSEFKSHISDLWKALLNENFVFSFRNTLEIAVYRKLETEFGKWTWSLRSAMLEYEEKLHNTIKNKKLQKIEDKDIYDHMKKTKEEVEKSMKCYFEEDKDKDILIQWKVRCEQRIKQLLEDLVKKAKTNLNDFLQQQKARETYDHKKTEYDEKLFSMSKALALQLKSTETDERVLRQGFNKVWNKWVSDLTQDTPVEKPLDVWEDVIQILSEGNEQAAVYERISQEDYTKIHSLGDYSCYILKTMKMIPFEVQESVRNLFNNVNQESEDLIKKICSKITGLGYKKSYIQEISDQVKHRVEKYHSENKTIKLKKEFTLDLCLHVCYHAKPKITKIQQQFIDQNDVRKYLEKQKPQYYSIFQNYCRGATTTTVFGELIYNNLVPAILEAVYNKTAIDLSTQMRSDMPEFNGNRSQLEKHILKSLAEQENFEKYMEYIHHPKKHFKQFITENVDKYITENNREVLNLLKGNLKHKEQKVMNALNITTEEVKKSSGDANMWLRSLKNSLTDELSLKEITCTGLEEITDLDLLQQVVCDGLTKMMSKQHKSFNIVTDINMEKFRKKPDEILIEHLCQCCWAQCPFCKAICTNTMEDHDGDHSVPFHRVDGIIGWHKRYTTNLCANICTTLVQSNKRFYPRHDTDVSVPYKIYRTAGGEYAKWSITPDNSELTYWKWFVCSFQTDLEKYYGKSFQGHRKIPSGWRKYTKTQAIESLDEYI